In Numida meleagris isolate 19003 breed g44 Domestic line chromosome 3, NumMel1.0, whole genome shotgun sequence, the following are encoded in one genomic region:
- the PERP gene encoding p53 apoptosis effector related to PMP-22 codes for MVACSLACWRCRWLLPLLLGLAIIMGIIALAGRGWLESESEPYVHQASLWESCTRGEQDLNWNCESLMDYGWGRAAAATYLVGFVILVICFALAVIAFSIEILRFNFVRGIGGLLFVVAAFQIIGLVIYPVKFTEEIPLMGANMFSWAYGFGWASTVVVIGCAFFFCCLPNWEDEVLGNIKPTYYYSSPDRAPYLN; via the exons ATGGTGGCATGCAGCCTCGCCTGCTGGCGGTGCCGCTGGCTTctgcccctgctgctgggcCTGGCCATCATCATGGGTATCATCGCACTGGCAGGCCGGGGTTGGCTGGAGTCTGAGTCGGAGCCCTACGTGCACCAAGCGTCGCTGTGGGAGAGCTGCACGCGGGGCGAGCAGGACCTCAATTGGAACTGTGAATCCCTCATGGACTATG gatgggggagagcagcagctgccacatACCTCGTTGGCTTTGTGATCCTGGTCATCTGTTTCGCCCTTGCAGTCATCGCATTCTCAATTGAAATACTGCGCTTCAACTTTGTGCGAGGAATTGGAggcttgctttttgttgttg ctGCATTCCAGATCATAGGGTTGGTCATCTATCCAGTGAAATTCACGGAAGAAATTCCTCTCATGGGAGCTAATATGTTCAGCTGGGCCTATGGTTTCGGTTGGGCCAGCACTGTTGTTGTGATAGgttgtgctttcttcttctgctgCCTCCCCAATTGGGAAGATGAAGTCCTGGGAAACATCAAGCCAACATATTACTACTCCTCGCCAGATAGAGCACCATATTTAAATTGA